One Microbacterium trichothecenolyticum DNA window includes the following coding sequences:
- a CDS encoding MarR family winged helix-turn-helix transcriptional regulator, which translates to MIDRRLAVQAWESLFRAQHEVFEDIRSDFESTELTQAEYDVLLTVTRSPNSTARLRDVTSNMLISQPSVSRLVERMVTRGLLTKCADPDDGRGSLVTATETGAVIFRRIAATHGRSISERMARLDNDELAQLRALTAKLRGRS; encoded by the coding sequence ATGATCGATCGTCGCCTCGCCGTGCAAGCCTGGGAGAGCCTCTTCCGTGCGCAGCATGAGGTGTTCGAAGACATCCGGTCGGATTTCGAGAGCACCGAACTCACCCAGGCCGAGTACGACGTGCTGCTGACCGTGACGCGGTCGCCGAACTCGACCGCGCGTCTGCGCGACGTGACCAGCAACATGCTCATCAGCCAGCCGAGCGTCTCGCGCTTGGTCGAGCGCATGGTCACGCGCGGCCTGCTCACCAAGTGCGCCGATCCCGACGACGGGCGCGGTTCACTCGTCACGGCGACCGAGACCGGAGCCGTCATTTTCCGGCGTATCGCGGCCACGCACGGCCGCTCGATCTCCGAGCGCATGGCGCGCCTCGACAACGACGAACTCGCTCAGCTGCGCGCCCTGACCGCGAAGCTGCGCGGTCGCTCCTGA